The following proteins come from a genomic window of Geomonas sp. RF6:
- a CDS encoding ankyrin repeat domain-containing protein, protein MRLKANRGSSRAENILKRLFPAGLLLVLLGSCSSETSGSTLNPERYFSGQQLAAYHLAQRGETERLMKSVRDGVDLNSPGYQEITMLGFAVVTADHKAIVSLMRAGANPNQIIPRAGSPAVLAITQHFNPPRTEAVAALLDAGYDPNQILGAGRPYLFYFVDYFHWAGLRLALHRGGDINVRRTNGKSLLTYVVERGDLSHARDLIAAGADVTLRSTRDDTALLAIESHIRRGDPSIREVWREMLDFRELLLSKLTDPKDRRTVFTDLVEEKIRQNP, encoded by the coding sequence GTGCGACTTAAGGCGAATCGAGGCTCCTCAAGGGCTGAAAATATTCTGAAACGGCTATTTCCAGCCGGCCTTCTGCTTGTTCTGCTTGGGAGCTGTAGTAGCGAAACAAGCGGGAGCACGCTGAATCCTGAGAGGTATTTTTCAGGCCAGCAACTCGCCGCTTACCATCTGGCGCAACGCGGCGAGACAGAGCGGTTGATGAAGTCGGTACGGGATGGGGTTGATTTAAACAGCCCGGGTTATCAAGAAATCACTATGCTTGGGTTTGCAGTTGTTACAGCTGATCACAAAGCCATTGTTAGCCTGATGCGTGCCGGAGCGAATCCAAATCAGATAATTCCCAGAGCAGGATCCCCGGCGGTGCTTGCGATAACACAACACTTCAATCCACCCCGAACCGAAGCGGTTGCAGCACTGCTGGATGCTGGCTATGACCCCAACCAGATCCTCGGCGCAGGCAGACCCTATTTGTTCTACTTTGTGGATTACTTTCACTGGGCAGGCTTAAGGCTGGCACTGCACCGGGGCGGCGACATCAATGTAAGAAGGACCAATGGCAAGTCCCTTCTTACCTATGTTGTGGAACGGGGTGATCTATCCCACGCACGTGACTTAATTGCTGCAGGCGCAGATGTCACCCTCCGCAGCACACGAGACGACACCGCGCTACTTGCCATTGAGAGTCACATCCGCCGAGGGGACCCTTCGATACGGGAGGTGTGGAGGGAGATGCTTGATTTCCGGGAGTTGCTCCTCAGCAAACTGACCGATCCAAAGGATCGCCGCACCGTTTTCACCGATCTGGTAGAGGAGAAGATCCGCCAGAATCCTTGA
- a CDS encoding ankyrin repeat domain-containing protein, translated as MLEGNVRPAANTAPAAEIRRLLRQLISSSLLLLLTGSCSETKGVTMNPETYFSGQQLAAYNLARRGETERLLKAVKEGVDLNCPGQQRLTMLGFAVLTADHDAIVNLVRAGANPNQVIPRAGSPAILAITKHFNPPRTEAVAALLDAGYDPNQILGEGTPYLFYFVDYSHWLGLRLALQRGGNINVRRSNGESLLAYVVERGELSQARDLIAAGADVTLRSAQDDTALLAIEYHIRRGDPSLREVWREMLEFREFLLSKLTDPKDRRTVFTDLVEEKIRQNP; from the coding sequence ATGTTGGAGGGTAACGTGCGACCTGCCGCAAACACTGCCCCGGCAGCTGAGATCAGGAGGCTTTTGAGGCAACTCATTTCATCCAGTCTTTTGCTTCTGTTGACTGGAAGCTGCAGCGAGACAAAGGGAGTCACAATGAATCCAGAGACATATTTTTCCGGCCAGCAACTTGCCGCTTACAATCTAGCGCGACGCGGCGAGACAGAGCGGTTGCTCAAGGCTGTAAAGGAAGGGGTCGACCTAAACTGTCCTGGGCAGCAGAGACTTACTATGCTGGGGTTTGCTGTACTTACAGCTGACCACGACGCCATTGTTAACCTTGTGCGGGCTGGAGCCAATCCAAATCAAGTGATTCCCAGAGCAGGATCCCCGGCCATCCTTGCAATAACAAAACACTTCAATCCACCCCGAACTGAAGCGGTTGCAGCACTGCTAGATGCTGGGTATGACCCCAACCAGATTCTCGGCGAAGGGACACCCTACTTGTTTTACTTTGTCGACTACAGCCACTGGCTAGGCCTGAGGCTTGCCCTGCAGCGGGGCGGCAATATCAATGTGAGAAGGTCAAACGGCGAATCGCTTCTTGCGTATGTCGTAGAAAGGGGAGAGCTATCTCAGGCACGCGACCTGATTGCAGCAGGCGCAGATGTCACGCTACGTAGCGCACAAGACGATACCGCCCTACTTGCCATTGAGTACCATATCCGTCGAGGTGACCCTTCATTGCGGGAGGTGTGGAGGGAGATGCTCGAGTTCCGGGAGTTCCTCCTCAGCAAGCTGACCGATCCAAAAGACCGCCGCACTGTTTTTACCGATCTGGTAGAGGAGAAGATCCGCCAGAATCCTTGA